The Lacerta agilis isolate rLacAgi1 chromosome 16, rLacAgi1.pri, whole genome shotgun sequence genomic sequence TCAGGAATTTTCCAAAGGTCCACTAAATTCCAGCACAGACTCATTGGAATGGTGATGGTGTTTTCTAGAGGAACTGTGAATATTTTGGATGAACTCTGTAAAACTTTCCCCTCTCAGCTGGCTTTCAGTGGCCAAGGTTAAATAACTTGGGTGGTCATTTTCATTtaactggggtgtgtgttttaactTTTACCTGTTTATAGGTGGCGTAGGCAGTTTTGCAGTGGTTCCATATGTTGCACACCACTCCgatctctgagcagtgcgagaTGCTAGGAGCTTAACCCAGggctcatgtttcctttggaataagGCACAGTGGAGCCTGGTGTCTGTACgatatttaggtaaaggtaaaggaacccctgaccattaggtccagtcgcggacaactctgaagaagtgtgcatgcacacgaaagctcataccaagaacaaactcagttggtctctaaggtgctactggaaataattttctattttgtttcaactctggggttgtggcactcatatcactttattggccgagggagccggcgtacagcttccgggtcatgtggccagcatgactaagccgcttctggcaaaccagagcagcgcatggaaacgccgtttagagGCTATGGTGtctgtgatatatggtttatttgcacatatatacaacctgagcctacgatggagggattCACAACATCGACACCCTGAAAGGGTGTTGTTTCTCGCATAGCCACAGCCTTTGATGTAAGAAGAGATCTGGGACAGTCTCTTTCTCTGCTTGTTTCTTGGTTACACCACAGCAAAACTCAACTCTATATTTCAAACTTTCTAAGAGTTGAAGTAGGGGCTCCACCCATTTGGCATTTAGCACAGATCcaattttcctttgttctcttaatacCCAGGTGATCACCTCAACAGGAAGCTAACCTGTCTTGATTAGCTCTtcacccttgctggatccaggcaTGAGAAGGCTTGATTAAATGCTAACACAttctggatccagggattagaggggtcCAGcacctacatacatacatttttattgtatatagcTTATAGTCTAATAATGATTTATAGGAAATGTTGGGAGGGATTtacagcaagatctggagggtcaaaggttccccacacctgatcttgCCCAATAACTTCTGCATTCATATGCAGCTGTTCTCCAGGATTGCAAACTGGTCTACCCGGAAAGGCATAGGGTTCAATGCACTAAGCATATGCTCTGCCATGCTTTGTGTGCACGTTTGCTTTACCACCAAGACAGGCTTCCTCCCTGGTGTtcgtggtggtttttttttagcaagagACTAACAGGGCTGTCCTCTCTGGAATTGCAAGATGTTGTATTTCAGGCTGGCCAGTAGGCGGCGCTGTTGGGTCAAATTGCATTGCAACAGCTTTAAGTACAGGAGAGGAACACTGTTCACAGATTAGCGAGGGAATTTCCAAAGAAATGTGGGGAGCTCAACCCCATGTACCCCAGAATGAACGTGCATGCCTTGAGTGCTGGAAAAATGGCTTTGTCAGATATCTAGCAGAATATTTCCACCTGAAGCAGGTGTGCCAACTCTAAGGGACGGaggtgtcttcagccccctcaatattagACTGCAGGGACTGGCGTGAGGGTTTaaattaaatgaaatgaaaaataagatTGCAGGTTTGAATCGTGGCTGGGTGAACTGCAGCATGcccataagagccaactcctaggggctgaggggtatttagcccccccataaaatatttgaggtgattggactcacccccccccattgtcattcaaatggtgtgtgcgcaccgTATCATGTGATCAAATATGTGGGGCGGGACTTACACCacgcccccccatattttattcaagttggcacccctgggcatGCCTGAGgccctttgcacatgctcaggagcaTTATCTCACTGGTTTTTCATTACTACTATTCATCTATCCCCTGATCACTCCTTTTCCCGCACTGAAAAAAACTTCCTCCTTACCTGAGGAAACTGGAGAGGATAAATATATTCATTCCTCTTACAGGAGCGGAACAAAAACGCTGCCTAATATATGCGATAGCAATCATTATTCGGTGATGACGgggaggcactctgcacatgccccaaggCACTTCTGTAAAGCTTGCAGTGGGGAACAGAACTTTCCTCGAGCTGCTGCAGGATTTAAAAACGCAAGATCTCCGCTGGCTCAGAATAAAGTCTTAACACCCTTTTTGCCACAACTGGCAACCTGGATGCCTCTGGAAAGGTCACAAACAAACCACATCTGACACTGAAATAGATGCTGTTCCTGAACATGGAGGCTCTATTTAGCTGTTGTTTAATTAACTACTTATTTAAAGCACCGATATGCTGCCTTCCCAAGGCAACAAacgttaaaaaaagaagacataAAAGCATAGCTCACTGCCATCTAAGCCAGCGACCGGCACttacatagagttggaagggatcccaggggtcatccagtccaaccccctacaatgtaggaatctcaactgaagcatccatggcaggtggacacccaacctctgtttaaaaacctccaaagaaggaaagtcCCCCAGACgcccaactcccaacagctcttaatgtaagaaagttcttcctgatgtttagtcggaatctcctttcttgtaacttgaagccactggttcaaatcctaccctccagagcaacagaaaacaaacttgctccatcttccatgttccagctcttcagatatttgaagatggctatctatcctatctcctcttagactcctcttttccaggctaaacatccccaactccctcaaccgttcctcatcaggcttgcttTCCACAACcgtgatcatcttggtcaccctcctctgcacacattccagcttggcaATATCctctttaaattgtggtgcccagaactggacatcaTGTGGCAGTGGATGCCACAGGcaaaaatgttgatcacttctcctacctgtgcagttatctttccacaagggccgacattgatgccgaaatccagcatcgcctgagctctgcaagtgcggctttctcctgattgaaatgcagagtgtttgaggaccgggacattctcggggggaaaccaaaatgcttgtttacaaagctattgtactaccaattttactgtacgcttgtgaaacatggaacacttataaacgccatctccgactcctcgaaagattccatcaacggtgtctcaaaaaaaaattacacatcacttgggaagacaggcaaactaatactgTACAGTACCAgagtactggaagaagcaaagatcaccagtgctgaagcatttattcttcaacatcaacttcgctggatgttgtgcggatgcctgattatggacttccaaagcaaatactctattccgaactttaaaatggaaagcataatgctggtggtcaacaaaagaggtttaaaggcaaatctttaaaaatgtagtataaacaccaacaattgggaaacacttgcctgcgagcactccagttggagaacagcctttaccaaaggcgtcatgggctttgaagacactcgaactcaggacacaagggagaaacgtgctaagaggaaggcacttttggcaaaccctcaccgtgataaactcccgcccggaaaccaatgtccccactataGAAGGaccgtggatccagaattggcctccacagtcatttacaaactccttgttaaaaccgtgtttatggaagacaatcttactcggctatgagtgatcgccgaagaagcagcagcagcaatgtgctAAGTGAAGTCTAGCCTAGGCTAGCCTTTGGTAGCTCCTGAACCTACTGGCATCCCGTCTCACGCCGAACATAACAACACAAATCAAACCAATCCAGGCGGGCGGGCGGAAGGGGATCAGGGGGTGGAGTTTCCAAGCCAGGCTTTTTCTCCCAGCGATTATTCCCAGCGCCAGCTCCGAgcaggaataacaacaacagcagtagcAGCGTCCCGTCGAGTCCTGCCCGCGATGTCGCGTCTCTGGTCCGCGCCgccttgcctcctcctgctggccttctgctgctgttgctgctccgCGTCCCTTGGCGAGCCCTCGCCCTCCGCCGGCTGCCCGCCGTGCGCCCCGTCGTCCGAGTGCCCGCCGCTGCCGGCCCGGGGCTGCCCTCTGGGCAAGGTCCGCGacggctgcggctgctgctggcaGTGCGCGCGCGGCGAGGGCGAGGCGTGCGGCGCCGGGCTGCCGTCGGTGCCCGCCGTCGGCTGGGGCCGCTGCGCCACCGGCCTGGAGTGCCGCCGTCGGCGCAAGGGCCAGCCGGGCGTGTGCGCCTGCAAGAGCCGCTACCCGGTGTGCGGCAGCGACGGCCTCACCTACCCCAGCGGTTGCCAGCTGCGGGCGGCCAGCTTGCGCGCCCAGAGCCGTGGCGGGCGCCCCGTCGAGCAGCGCAGCAAGGGGCCTTGCGAGCAAGGTAGGGGGCGCCGCTTGCAACGGGGCGGGAAAAGGGAGCTTGGGACATGGGCCTGgccaagatttttttgggggggagcagcctttatgttagggggcagaacagaggttttttgcaatgcagctggttactttttatttacttacgattggggggcagctgcaccccaCGGCTACGCCCATGGCTTGGGAAGAAGCGGGTGGGGAACAGCTTTGGGTGGATCCGATCAACGGACCATTTAGTCCCGCATCCCAGTTCGCtccggccagccagatgcctgtaagAAGCCCCCCAGCAggacctgtgattcccagcaaatcaAAGGTGCCAACCCAAGTTGAATAAAACAttgtggggcaggtaagcccaGCCTCGCTTAATCATAAAATGCgcacacaaaccatttgaatggcactTTCACTTACACACGGATGGGCTTTATCCCCCACAAGGCATGAATACTGCAGCCAATGATATGGAACTAAACATGGGTCTGGAGGGTTTGCTCAGTAGACTCCCAGGACATGTAAATGGTAGGTGAGAGAACCTGTTGATTAGTCagctttcaaaataaaatttcagGGCTTGGGTAATGCTGGATGGCAATTTAAActttaattattgttattttaaaaaattaaaaacatctcATAACTAAAAATTTGTGAACcgcccaggtatagggcagtatattattattattattattattattattattattattattattattaacaacaacaacaataacaataataccatcaatttgggggaggggcggccccctcaaatattttattgggggggcaaaaggacctcagcccctagcagTCGGAgtcggagttggctcctatgctacaactagaggttgtatggccatctaacatggatgctttagttgagttacgtgcattgcagggggttggactagatgacccttggggtcccttccaactctacaattctgtgattctaactgGCAATCgcaggcatactgcctccaaccctGACGACAGCCAGgtaccttccatgaatttgcctagtcctcttttaaagctgtcccaTTTTGGTGAAAGACACACATCCCAAGTGTGAAGTCTTTAATTTTAAAACTCAACCCCTCTGAACTTGGTAGGGTTTATTTCTGAAGAAACATGAATAGGTTTGGGCTATTATGGTTAGCTACACTATAGTATCTgcaaataagccccattgagctggGTGGGTAAGAATAGTAAGCGTCTGTTGTGATTATGAAGGTGTGTTGCACTTCCAGCAATGAACTCCAggcaaaagggaaggggaaatgacTTGCCCGGGGTCACCCACTGAATTTCATGTCTTTGAATCAGGGTGTAATCCTATAAacatacctgggaataagttcGTTGTTACTTCTGCAGGGTCTGCTGTTGTGggctccccttaaaaataatCCGGTGACTGCCATTCACCACTGGGCCCCAGCTGGTACCAGTTTATTTTCCCATGATGCCCCAGGGTGAtgtgcttattattattaatatgattGGAAATTCAAAGGGTGGCTTACCTGGTTGCTGATTCAGAAGGCAAAGGCAGACAGGTGCTCGTGAAGAGAGGTGCTatgtgtattgcttttgtttttttttataagaatttattggcatttttctataacaacatatacccacacccacacctacaattaaacaaatgcaagacaaataaaacaaatacaaacaatgtcaagttttcttattgcatctttctaaaagaaaaaaaaaaatttctatttccatatcttgaccattgacttcccctgccttttcaccttcgaatttatatccttaatctattttataaccatttctcctgaaaaaagaaaaaagaaattaaattcaattatatagttacattcaattatatcttcaacattttactaagaatgcatcgtcataatgatacctcgtcataattcttcttcatttattcttatcgatttcttatcttaatctacatcttaatcttactcctcttaatccataaacttaatccacttaaattcactttacttatactccacctcacagatcttcacaaatcattcgcatcaaatctatctcttctatccttaagattgctgctaataacataaaaacttgaaatatctcctttcatgttcgaataaagagtataacaaaatattgttgacagtattcaccctccgatttcaatttaccatatcaggctactttaagttttacttaatgcttcaccccacaccccctctgtccattattcttctcctggtggcatcagcactgaacttccatgtagcttccctctccaaacgtccacagatccaggcacagtccaaacctctccttgccacgagttcagaggtgtccatctcatcatctctcagcttcttcggttctttgtaacattccttttcttcttgtaaataccttaattctctgtccctggcccccgagctcacacctcggggactggatataagaaatcttgacgtcgccttggggctgccacccccaaaaagcgaatttcttctccgaagtggctcactcatttctctccatctttccatccaccctctcagctccttggcaaggctttcttccaaagtgtcaaaagttttaaaagcctcctctgtgggcaattggttccatttcagacccccacacaagactttgacttttctataaagcagttccaccttcaaggcagtgagtctctgttcatccgttagtccagagttcaataccagttcaaggacgatacccagcatactggcagaggaggaggaagtgggtgttatatttctactcccctctttgttcgtcgccattttcctaagctggagcgcaaataccgcaactttaaatggagatattttcctctagttagcttcccaaaaaaggagtttgccagtctcatgtgtcaattttaaatacattgtagccagttctgtagcagtaatcactcaaattggttagattcttaagctcgaagggagggaggcaggctgcctttctccttccccccggatcgttccaaaagcacgatttctaatctgattctttactcacgaccaccgggttcctttagctccattcttcaaaggtagaacttagacgctcaccgcgggctttgtcgccgcatttgcatcccggttggggcatgtccccgaagcccggctccgttgtcccttcacccccactccccctttacagggggagcgagggaagggttcggagcctccgcgggcgctgccggggagcccagggtgcgggacgctcttcccgcaccccaaccggagccccgctttgcggtagcggggctcctaacccccgggatggacagggcgcctcggacccgaagcagccctcgaccacctggcgattgcgtcgccgccggaagtcgctaTGTGTATTGCTTTTGTACTCCTTGCCTCTACACCCTTTTATTTATGTTGTGTATAATAGCAGGCatttccaacaggtagatcgtgatctattggtagatcactggacatctgtggtagatcactggtagatcattggcaaAGAatctgaacaactgtggctcccctttaaaaagctcaacattttacctccttcctgaaaaaactcaacaactttgacccaaccccccccccccaaatgggccttcttccttcctaaaaaaagcctgacaactttgacctgaaccccccaaaagggggtagatcacagccggtttttaactctgtgagtagatcgcagtctcttgggagttggccacccctggcgtATAGGAATGGACCACCCCCTTTTTCTATGGCCAGGCCTGCGTTTAAacccaccagccaccactgcttctCCAGCCCTCAGGGCAGAGGTGGAAGTCAGCAGCTACGTTCACATGCAAAGTGCAGGCGCCATACTCTGCCAAGCTGTTTTTCCCAGAACGCTGTCAGGGGGGAGAGCACTCGATTTGTTTGTTTTCGGAGGGCGGGCTCGGTCTGAGGGCGGCCTGTGTGGGAGCCTTGGAAAGGAGCCCTGCTCTTAGTTTCTCGGTGATGGGCTGCAGTTGCTTGGCTCTGCGGGGAAGCTGCAGCTCCCTTCCTTTATAAAGTAACGCGGCGTCAGGTCTGCTTCTTTAAAGCAGAGTATGGCCATAGATGGGAGGAAGTGGGGATAAATGGATCTGGGTAAAGGAGGCAGAGCGGGGTGTGTGGGGAGGCTTCAAGACCAACCTGGCTGTGGCGATACATGCCTCAGTTACATTTCGATTGGCTTATTGCCATGCGCTGTTCAGGGAGCTAAGTTTGCAGAGTCACCAGATGCTTCAATTGGTCTAGCAtattataccctccaacatttctccaatgaaaataggacgtcgtattcaatattattattattattcgtgttctcgaagctaccaacatgagtctgaccaaactgcgggaggcagtggaagacaggagtgcctggcgtgctctggtccatggggtcatgaagagtcgaacacgactaaacgactaaacattattattattattattattattattattattattatcactactactacttatactccgcccatctgactgggttgccccagccgctctgggcagcttccaacatatataaaaacacaataaaacattaaacatttttaaaaaaaccttccgtatacagggctgccttcagatgtcttctaaaggttaccggtatatagttacttatctccttggctcaggggttgcataactcccgtaccctccaacatttctccaatgaaaatagagacgtcctaaggaaaagtaagacattatgggatcaaatcaggagccgggacagcttctgtaaatccgggactgtccctggaaaataaggacacttggagggtctggcatgTGGCTACCAGAAGGTTAGAAGGTGCACACCCATCGGGCCGTATTATTATACCTAACTTGCGTAGGTTCTGCACAGGTTGGCAGGTCACTTCCAGACGCGATTCAAACTACTGCATAGGTTATTAAgttttacctttgtatagtagaCTTGCACGCCCTTCTCCTTCCAGGCAAGGGAGAGTCATCATCAGAGCTGAAGAGCACATTCCAGATAGGCAAAAACAACttgaggggtgtgtggcctgcaggaagtctcaagggccagatagagagacctggagggcctgAATGTGACCCCTGGAAGGTCATAAACTGCCCTTCTCTTTGATCCTGTCTGCTCCCtaagaaaaggggaggaaaggccTTTGCTGTTTCTCCCCACCGGTGGGTGGAGAGACTGCTGGTACCTACGAGAGACAGGGCTATAccgcttaatgccaaaataggcccctaagcagtttacaaagtatAAAAACCAAATCACACaatatccataattaaaatatgcactAAAACAGTGCCATTAAAATAAGACAGTCAATTAAAAACGGGAGATTGTTTTACCTGTCTCTACTACGGTATATTTGGCattattgtttgattatgttaCTCTTaactgttggaagccaccctgagcAAGGCTTATGCATTAGAATGTGTTGTGTAGAAATTATTGCATGACTAATTCTTGCAACATTTCCCCTGCCGAGTTGGAGATATACTGCCTTTGAACATGGACGTTTGATTCAGCTGTTGTGATTAATGGTCATGGACAGGCCCATTCACCATaaatttatctaatcctttttCAAAGCCCTTTAAGCTTGTGGCCTTCGCCGCTTCGTGTGGCAGTAAATTCCCTGACTGAATTATGTGTTGTGCGAAAGAGCACTTCTTTTTGTCCGTCCTTGAATTCCAGCTGTCCTAGTTTTAAAATGCCAAAATAGCTGATGTTCTTCCCATGACTTGGTGCTAATGAGGCTAACAGCAAAGGA encodes the following:
- the IGFBP7 gene encoding insulin-like growth factor-binding protein 7 isoform X2, producing the protein MSRLWSAPPCLLLLAFCCCCCSASLGEPSPSAGCPPCAPSSECPPLPARGCPLGKVRDGCGCCWQCARGEGEACGAGLPSVPAVGWGRCATGLECRRRRKGQPGVCACKSRYPVCGSDGLTYPSGCQLRAASLRAQSRGGRPVEQRSKGPCEQGPSIVTPPKDIWNVTGAQIYLSCEVIGVPTPVLTWNKIIKGQYGVQRMELLPGDRDNLAIQTRGGPEKHEVTGWVLISPLSKDDAGEYECHALNSKGEATASSRITVVNSLHEIPTKNRR
- the IGFBP7 gene encoding insulin-like growth factor-binding protein 7 isoform X1, giving the protein MSRLWSAPPCLLLLAFCCCCCSASLGEPSPSAGCPPCAPSSECPPLPARGCPLGKVRDGCGCCWQCARGEGEACGAGLPSVPAVGWGRCATGLECRRRRKGQPGVCACKSRYPVCGSDGLTYPSGCQLRAASLRAQSRGGRPVEQRSKGPCEQGPSIVTPPKDIWNVTGAQIYLSCEVIGVPTPVLTWNKIIKGQYGVQRMELLPGDRDNLAIQTRGGPEKHEVTGWVLISPLSKDDAGEYECHALNSKGEATASSRITVVNSLHEIPTKNGDSAEL